One window from the genome of Oncorhynchus masou masou isolate Uvic2021 unplaced genomic scaffold, UVic_Omas_1.1 unplaced_scaffold_1539, whole genome shotgun sequence encodes:
- the LOC135531174 gene encoding sialic acid-binding Ig-like lectin 15 isoform X1: MVQAQLFSLFSVITGTFSQSWSMTVPPVVNSTIGGDVVLPCSFTHPKQQDYSKGITVQWITRQFHDTPFFQCKVKNVTTGGMNECSVPESYQRFSVKGDPKQRDLSLLIRDLAVTDNGVYFCRVELDYYWADGKWQTASGTQLNIIAKAQILSLSWVEASLGPGNGSLRCVVEGNPPSTITWFSSSKGNIDPGVSTIGTHPFQWTSSIPYFTQEVYTCRAENSLGRAERRFPPGPTALTVALSVCGVLLLLLLLGVALFYLRKRGYLRFCNSEKIKQQSELCTDPAIAMVSESSIYANVSEMESPQSLYKHNSPEDGDMELLNLVYSDVHLNTTTQSPQRSSRVPIPDEGVHYAIVKLG, encoded by the exons ATGGTGCAGGCtcaactcttctctctcttctctgtcattACAG GCACCTTCTCACAATCATGGTCCATGACAGTTCCCCCTGTAGTGAACAGCACCATAGGAGGAGATGTGGTCCTACCCTGCTCCTTCACCCACCCCAAGCAACAAGACTACTCCAAAGGCATCACAGTTCAGTGGATCACCAGACAATTCCATGATACGCCCTTCTTCCAATGCAAGGTGAAAAATGTTACTACGGGTGGAATGAATGAATGCTCAGTTCCAGAGTCATACCAACGCTTCTCAGTCAAAGGAGATCCTAAGCAGagggatctctctctcctcatcagaGATCTGGCGGTCACAGACAATGGAGTTTACTTCTGCAGAGTAGAGCTGGACTATTACTGGGCTGATGGGAAGTGGCAGACTGCCAGCGGCACACAGCTCAATATCATTG CTAAGGCCCAGATTCTCAGCCTGTCTTGGGTAGAGGCGTCCCTCGGACCAGGCAACGGGAGCCTCAGGTGTGTAGTTGAGGGGAACCCCCCATCCACCATCACCTGGTTCTCCTCCTCTAAGGGCAACATAGACCCAGGTGTCAGCACCATAGGAACCCACCCATTTCAGTGGACAAGTTCAATCCCCTACTTCACCCAGGAAGTGTACACCTGCAGGGCAGAGAACAGCctggggagggcagagagacGGTTCCCCCCTGGACCCACTGCGCTGACCGTAgccctctctgtgtgtggggtcctgcttctgctgctgctcctTGGCGTGGCTTTATTTTACCTGAGAAAAAGAG GATACCTGAGATTCTGCAATTCAGAAAAGATTAAGCAGCAATCTGAGTTGTGCACAGATCCTGCTATAG CTATGGTCAGTGAATCCTCTATCTACGCCAATGTCTCAGAAATGG AAAGCCCACAGTCATTGTATAAACATAATTCACCAGAAGATGGCGACATGGAGCTACTAAATCTGGTATACTCAGACGTTCATCTGAACACCACCACTCAAT CACCCCAAAGAAGCTCTCGTGTCCCCATACCAGATGAAG GTGTCCACTATGCTATTGTGAAGCTGGGGTGA
- the LOC135531174 gene encoding sialic acid-binding Ig-like lectin 15 isoform X2, protein MVQAQLFSLFSVITGTFSQSWSMTVPPVVNSTIGGDVVLPCSFTHPKQQDYSKGITVQWITRQFHDTPFFQCKVKNVTTGGMNECSVPESYQRFSVKGDPKQRDLSLLIRDLAVTDNGVYFCRVELDYYWADGKWQTASGTQLNIIAKAQILSLSWVEASLGPGNGSLRCVVEGNPPSTITWFSSSKGNIDPGVSTIGTHPFQWTSSIPYFTQEVYTCRAENSLGRAERRFPPGPTALTVALSVCGVLLLLLLLGVALFYLRKRGYLRFCNSEKIKQQSELCTDPAIESPQSLYKHNSPEDGDMELLNLVYSDVHLNTTTQSPQRSSRVPIPDEGVHYAIVKLG, encoded by the exons ATGGTGCAGGCtcaactcttctctctcttctctgtcattACAG GCACCTTCTCACAATCATGGTCCATGACAGTTCCCCCTGTAGTGAACAGCACCATAGGAGGAGATGTGGTCCTACCCTGCTCCTTCACCCACCCCAAGCAACAAGACTACTCCAAAGGCATCACAGTTCAGTGGATCACCAGACAATTCCATGATACGCCCTTCTTCCAATGCAAGGTGAAAAATGTTACTACGGGTGGAATGAATGAATGCTCAGTTCCAGAGTCATACCAACGCTTCTCAGTCAAAGGAGATCCTAAGCAGagggatctctctctcctcatcagaGATCTGGCGGTCACAGACAATGGAGTTTACTTCTGCAGAGTAGAGCTGGACTATTACTGGGCTGATGGGAAGTGGCAGACTGCCAGCGGCACACAGCTCAATATCATTG CTAAGGCCCAGATTCTCAGCCTGTCTTGGGTAGAGGCGTCCCTCGGACCAGGCAACGGGAGCCTCAGGTGTGTAGTTGAGGGGAACCCCCCATCCACCATCACCTGGTTCTCCTCCTCTAAGGGCAACATAGACCCAGGTGTCAGCACCATAGGAACCCACCCATTTCAGTGGACAAGTTCAATCCCCTACTTCACCCAGGAAGTGTACACCTGCAGGGCAGAGAACAGCctggggagggcagagagacGGTTCCCCCCTGGACCCACTGCGCTGACCGTAgccctctctgtgtgtggggtcctgcttctgctgctgctcctTGGCGTGGCTTTATTTTACCTGAGAAAAAGAG GATACCTGAGATTCTGCAATTCAGAAAAGATTAAGCAGCAATCTGAGTTGTGCACAGATCCTGCTATAG AAAGCCCACAGTCATTGTATAAACATAATTCACCAGAAGATGGCGACATGGAGCTACTAAATCTGGTATACTCAGACGTTCATCTGAACACCACCACTCAAT CACCCCAAAGAAGCTCTCGTGTCCCCATACCAGATGAAG GTGTCCACTATGCTATTGTGAAGCTGGGGTGA